A window of Gadus chalcogrammus isolate NIFS_2021 chromosome 2, NIFS_Gcha_1.0, whole genome shotgun sequence genomic DNA:
ATAATCCACTCACCGAGCAAGGCGTAGCTCTACACCCACAGCTGTGTCAAAGAGAGCCATTCTCTCTGCTACTCATTGGAATCCTCTCGCCACGGGCCTCCCAACATGTTTCCTACAAGTATTTATGATAACTATATGCATCCATGAAGGGCTTCGATGCGTTGGTCATTCAATGGTAATTGTAGTAGACAGAGGGGTGAATTCATGTTTCAATTATTTTGGGTGGCTGATGGTGTTTGCCTGACGTAGTATAGTTAAATACACAATAGTGATGACCGATTGTATTGTTTGTCTTTCAGGTTGCTCGGCCGCTGTCTGCTTTCACAGCTGTCTTCCCATCACGGCATCGACCCTCACCACACAACGGGAGCCTCATCTGGTTGGAAGTAGACTTTGTCCCCGCAAAGGAGAAAAGACACTGATCCCACATCACCAGCTGCCTCCGTCCGACTCCGACAACAGCGATCACCATGGCGACCACGGGTATGCAGCTGCTCGGCCTGATCATGGCCATCGTGGGCTGGGTGTGCGGGGCGATCGTGTGCACCATGCCGCTGTGGCGCGTCACCGCCTTCATCGGGAACAACATAGTGACAGCTCAGATCATCTGGGAGGGCCTCTGGATGACCTGCATCGTGCAgagcactgggcagatccagtGCAAGGTGTACGACAGCATGCTCGCCTTGCCCAGCGACATGCAGGCGGCGCGCGGCCTCACGGTCCTCTCCATCATGCTTTGCGGCGTGGCGCTCTCCCTGGGCGTGGTGGGCGTCAAGTGCACCAAGTGCGTCGGCGTCAACAGCCTCAAGGCCCGCATCGCCCGCATCTCCGGCATCATGTTCGCCATTGCGGGCTTCCTGTACCTGGTGCCCATCTGCTGGACGGCCCACTCCATCATCAGGGATTTCTACGACCCGCACGTGGCGGCGCCGCACAAGCGAGAGCTCGGCCCAGCGCTGTACATTGGCTGGGGGGCGTCCGCTCTGCTGCTCATCGGGGGTTCTCTGCTCTACGCCGGGTCGAGTCCCCCGGGCATGCCCGGCTCGCCCACCTTCAGCAGTGGGGAGAGCAGCCCCCGCAGAGGCCCTGCCTCACAGGTTAAAGGCTACGTCTAAACTCTGTTAATatcaccccttctctctctctctctctctctctctctctctctctctctctctctctctctctctctctctctctctttctctttctctctctctctctctctctctctctctctctctctctctctctctctctctctctctcacaaccaATGATAAACCTTCCTTACCACCTTGATATCTCTTCTTTTAATGCTACGATATTTAATGTTActccattttttttgtttaagttATTTTAAAATGCCATTTCAATGTTATTTTGGGGATTTTATCTCATGTTATTTCATACCCTGTGACTTTagataaccttttttttttttttgctctgtcAGATGGTGGAaaagtacaaataaaaaatCAGTCTTTCAGATCCTACACTGAAAAATGCTGTGTGTTCTTGTTCCTTGACATACGTTCATTTGATTACAACCCAAGTAGCAGTTTCATTATTTGTGAGTAATAGCTTGTTTCATTCAAAATAATGGTCAAGAGAACAGAAGGCTGTGCTTTGTTTATTTACGTATTGTCCTACTTGAGGCGGAAAGAAGCACAATGGAACAATGGAGACATGTGTACATTTgaggttgtgtgcatgtgtgcatgtgtgtgtgtgtgtgtgtgtgtgtatgtgtgtgtgtgtgtgtgtgtgtggggggggggattgtttttgcacaagcgtgtgtgtgtgtctgtgtgtgtgtgcacgcgcgagagagagctgtTTACAGATCGAGTGTCATCGCATTTTATCTCTTACAATAATAAAACCAAttccaaacaaaatgcaacataaCATAGACTGAACATTCAACATAGGCATTAAAAACATCAATGGGTCCATTGGATAAGTGTAAATAAGTGTAATTTCATAGAATCACCTATCTTGAGGCATAACGTTAATCTAGCAAATGaaatcacacaaaaacacagcacctgaactgtgtgtttgtgtgtgtataatgtaaaTTTACCAGAATAAAATGGCTATTAATGGTTAGATTGGTCTGGAGGCACATGGGCTTGGTGCACTGCTTTCCTCATTGGCTGCCAAGGAAAGAGCCACACAATGCCACTTTACATGGCATTACCGTCCAATCACAACAATGGAAACCACTGTACTGAGTGCCAGGTAGTGACTCATGTATGACCTAAGTAGGACTATACCAATGTTTTCTGTAGCACGACTGGGAATACAGTAAGGAGTTTTGTGTTGATTCATTGTATAATGGTAAGGAACGAAGAATGTTACATAAAGGAATACATTGTTTTGGGGGTTGTGTTCTGTTTACGTGGTTTTAAAAGTAGGAATGTCATGAACACATTTTGAATGAGGCCTGTGAAGTATTGCAATGTTTTCACATGAAAAAGAAAGCATTTTAATATTTAGTGAGATTATTtctttataaataatatattctgCAACTAACAGAGTTGTCATCGATCCTCCTCTCAATATAATGATGGAAATTAATATAAATGCACATTACATCATTTAACCACCTTGTCCAAAACGTAACACATCtcaaaagaaaatatgaaatggTCAAAAGAATAGAGAATTCAACATTCTGGAGGTTTGATCTGACATATATTTTAGACACTATCTTGCTGGAAGTGTTAGAAAGAGATGCAGAGTTGAGGCTGACGAAAGTGTCACAAGTAAAGCCAGTTTATCGAGTCTACGCTAGAGAGGGAGTGGTCTTCCCCAGAGGAAccaggaaggagaaggaaaacacCTAGCTAACGACCAAAGCTATCGGGCTAACATCAGTAGCGGTGGTAACAGCTCAGCTGCCTAAATAACTCTCTTCGTTGATCAGGTCGAGTCTTCTAATATAGGATGGGGAAAGGCGGTGGCACATTTGAGAGGCTAATCGGTAAGACATGCCAGTAGTTGACGATCTGTACGAAACATCAAATTCCTATTCGTGCGATGTTTTTCCACGTATTGTTTTGACAGACGTCTGGGCTGCGGCTCCAAGGCCAGCTACTTTTAGCATGCTAACTAAAGCTAGGCAGTGGATAGCATTGTTTCATGGCCCGGGGTAACGGGCTATATTTAGACAACGAGTATTTAACAAGTCacagtctgtgtgtggatgataTAGCTGATTTTTCGCTACATTCGTTTCAGAAATTGGTGTTTTTTGATGATGTGTGGGGAAACTAAAATGTGCTTGTAACACAGCTGTGTCGTTGAAATACTCACGTCATTATCATCACGATGGTTTGTTGTTTAGATGAATAACCATCAAGACAAAATCTAAACATTCAATGGACTCATTGACTCCCCTTAACTAACTAGACAGTCGATTCACATTTTATGACTGAAACGTAGATTATTCGATTCTTATGACGCTTGTAGGGTTGCTAGTCTGGTGATCAAGTGCTCATTACAATGTACTACGTTAGAAGTAACGTTACGCTAGTATGACCAATATCTGGCCCTTCCATGAGAAATATGTGCCCTACACAAGACAAATACATTTCATGACAACGGTTAGCCCTTCTTCTATTCGCAAATATATCAGTGATTCCAATGTAGTCTTAGTAGGTTTGTCGGTGAGCCCTACTCTTGAGTATACCTCCTAAAACAATTATCTgtagtgtatatatttttgtgttgtaCAATAAACAATGATGTATATCATCATTGTGTTGCATAATACCAAATTATCTCAACTAGTTAAAAATGCTTTCTATGGCCAAGTAAAGCATTGTTGCactgatatatatttttcacttttgtaacactttttgttttttattgttgttttgcagATAAAGCTACCAGTCAGCTGCTACTTGAGACGGACTGGGAGTCGATACTGCAGATCTGTGACCTTATTcgacagggagacacacagtaaGTCATCCTATATCCGCCTCTATTGTAAGCTAAGAAATCTGGAATGAAACAACAATTGAGATTGTGTTGGAAGAAGTGAAGGTCATGGGCTTCATTacgttattgttgttattataatattattatggtTGAATAATGGACCTTTTATTTTTAACTCCACCAATCTAGAGCCAAGTATGCTATTGGTGCCATCAAGAAGAAGTTGAACGACAAGAATCCACATGTTGCCCTCTATGCATTTGAGGTAGGCTTTGTATGAAGGAACACATATAAGTGGCTCTATTGCtcaaatactaataataatgcaaCGTGTTGTACGTCTCTAGGTTCTGGAGTCGGTGGTGAAGAACTGTGGGCAGACTGTTCACGATGAGGTGGCCAGCAAGCAGACCATGGAGGAACTCAAGGACCTCATTAAGGTGAACCTGGCTTTAGTCTCTGTAATGTCATCCATTATCATACTCTTCCGCAACTCGGGGAATTATCTCTTTATTTGATTCATTGCTAGAGAAATACTGCTCCCTCCATTGAATTCACCAATTTTATTTTAACCTGTTGTAATATTGCATGAAAAAACATGAATGCGACCAGAAACTTTTTAAATcagtattttttaattgtaaatTAAAAGGTAAAGGCTACGTTAACCCTTGAAACAAGTGACATTTAAGTCTTCCATATTTGTCtgttaaatgtaaatattgCCTCTGTATTAAATATAACATTAGAGTTTAGAGTAAGATTTGTCTGGCAGCTAACTCATACAGCATGAGTTAGCAGTATTTGATTGGATCTCCACCTCATCATGTGACTCCGACTCATGCAACTCTGTGGCTGGGTTGGACTTCCTGTCTAtgtcaatattattattaactcaTGCTGTCGACCTTCAAAGGAACCTACTATACTCAGGCTTCTTACCGTATGCAAAACATAACAACATACACGTTTAAATGGTGATAAAACTTATTTGTGACCTCAAAACATAACgttatggttatttatttaGGTGGTTATTAAATGCCATGGTAGTTAATGTTGGCCGAACCCCTGAAGTGTGGAGTCCCCTGTGTAGTTTCCTATGACTGGATTCATTGTGTTTTGGTTTGCCCCCAGCAGCAGACCGAGCCGAACGTGCGCAACAAGATCCTCTACCTGATCCAAGCCTGGGCGCACGCCTTCCGCAACGAGCCCAAGTACAAGGTCGTTCAGGACACGTACCAAATCATGAAGGTGGAGGGTGAGTTTAGGCGGGTTCACTTGCAATTTCGGTTTTTCTGAACATTTCTGAAGGGATCTCTGTGGGAGAATCAGAGGTCTTGACTTTGCCAAGACAAAGAAATGTAGCATCGTGAGAACATCCAGATTTAAATGCTTGCCTTTCACAGGTTTTTGATGGGAAGCATTGATTTCAAATATGGCTGTGGCTCGTTTTCTCTTGGCTCCTGTTGAAGAAAGCGAAAGCgtatttgaatttgagaaagcgttTTGTGGGGATGCTGTCCAACATCGTTACTCTGTCTATTTCGGATTATAACAGTTTTGATTGCTACGTTTTCCTTGGGGGCCGACAAGGTTTTTATCATCCGACTGACTGCAGCGCTGCTTGGTGGGAATGTCGAGTTCTGGATGGTCTCGGAGGGCTTAAGAAGTCATCACACATAGAAATGTCCTTTATTCATGCATTCATATTATTCCTGATTACATTTAATTCAAGGTTGTTTCTCAGGTGTATTTACCAGGTTTGTGTTCCTCTGTGTTGCCAACAGGACATGTGTTCCCTGAGTTCAAGGAGAGCGACGCTATGTTTGCTGCTGAAAGGGTAAGTTAGTTATTCTTGTATACCTGATGTTGCCTAACATACAGCTTTGTCTATTCTGGTTATTATAAGCCCTGCTTATGAACCGGGAGCTTCCTGGAGTAAAGGGTTGTGTTGTTCTGCTGTTTGAAGGCCCCAGACTGGGTGGACGCTGAGGAGTGCCACCGGTGCAGAGTTCAGTTTGGCGTTATGACTCGAAAGGTAGGCTGGCTCTTCCTGGAGCTGTGTCTGGAACTCTGTCGTGGGCTGAGGGGCGGGGGTGTCAGATTATGTCCTCCGTTAATGGTTAACTAAGTTATGCTTTCTCTTGGCGCCTTGCAGTGCATGCTCAGAGGCTTCAACCCACAGATTAGCGTGTTTATTTGTGCTTCACCGGTTTCCTTGCCTTTTCAGCACCATTGCCGGGCCTGTGGTCAGATTTTCTGTGGAAAGTGTTCCTCTAAGTACTCCACCATCCCCAAGTTTGGGATTGAGAAGGAAGTGCGCGTCTGCGAGCCCTGCTTTGAACATCTGAACAAGTAAGTTGGCATCTCGCCATCCCAAGCAATGGGCGTGCATACAGCATGAATGTTTAATAATATGTTTGTGGCTGTATCTGATCCTTGCTGCTTTATCTCATGCCATGAACTTACCCCTAAACTAGAGAGTTGTACGTACTTAGTCTAGCTCTTGTGCCCCCTCATTTATAATACTAATGGATTATacatatacctgtgtgtgtgtgtgtgtgtgtgtgtgtgtgtgtgtgtgtgtgtgtgtgtgtgtgtgtgtgcgcgtactaTGTACTAACTATACTGCCCTAACATGGTCCATGACTCAGATGCAATGTTATATTTTCGCTCTTTGCTTCAATAGCCTAGCTAAAGAATGTGTGGCTGCTTTTGTGTATTCTTCCCAGCCTCTATCCTTTGTCTCGCTCGCCTCACCTGTTGTTGATCAAGTGCTCTATACACGTATGGCTTGTTGACTCTGCGCTGACTCTCAAGGTtgtctgtcctccccccccgTTCCTGGTCCTTACcagccacccctccctctctcccccgcctaGGAAAGCCGAGGGGGGGAaggccagcgccgccgccgccgggccggCCGAGCTGCCGCCCGAGTACCTGACCAGCCCACTGTCCCAGCAGTCTCAGGTAGTGGTCCAGGAAACAGTAAGTGAAGCCAT
This region includes:
- the cldnk gene encoding claudin k codes for the protein MATTGMQLLGLIMAIVGWVCGAIVCTMPLWRVTAFIGNNIVTAQIIWEGLWMTCIVQSTGQIQCKVYDSMLALPSDMQAARGLTVLSIMLCGVALSLGVVGVKCTKCVGVNSLKARIARISGIMFAIAGFLYLVPICWTAHSIIRDFYDPHVAAPHKRELGPALYIGWGASALLLIGGSLLYAGSSPPGMPGSPTFSSGESSPRRGPASQVKGYV